The Heyndrickxia vini genome contains a region encoding:
- a CDS encoding recombinase family protein — protein MSKRDSLEQGNNENLYQYFLEEERKYKAARIALGLKRAREQGQVIISRVPFGYRSSYGKLQIDVQEAKVVEKVFQYLAAEKSYKSVSNLLNSHGYSYKNRPWNPSNIRLIAKSPIYIGKLYFNKTTTRYLEDGKSQIIKNPQSEWKKISVPSIVTPELFSRVQRILSMKTDKKIKLEENNMTSNKKIVFYHRTNVGSKEDYQPIGQILKSKLGNIDEFYIDDSCSGISDPFKRGSFQKMKKDIEAGMIGKMVIKDYNRISRNNEDLAKVLDFLRKRC, from the coding sequence ATGTCAAAAAGGGACAGTTTAGAGCAAGGAAACAATGAAAACTTATATCAGTACTTTTTAGAAGAAGAAAGAAAGTATAAAGCTGCGAGGATAGCATTAGGATTAAAAAGAGCAAGAGAACAAGGGCAGGTTATTATTAGCAGAGTACCTTTTGGTTACCGTTCCTCATATGGAAAACTACAAATCGATGTACAAGAAGCTAAAGTTGTAGAAAAAGTATTTCAATATTTAGCTGCAGAGAAATCTTATAAGAGTGTTTCTAACTTGCTTAATAGTCATGGATATTCTTATAAGAATAGGCCTTGGAATCCGAGTAATATCAGATTAATAGCAAAATCTCCTATTTATATTGGAAAACTATATTTTAACAAGACAACAACTCGGTATTTAGAAGACGGCAAATCTCAAATCATTAAAAATCCTCAAAGTGAATGGAAAAAAATAAGTGTACCATCAATTGTGACACCAGAACTTTTCAGCAGAGTTCAAAGGATTTTATCAATGAAGACAGATAAAAAGATTAAACTGGAGGAAAATAATATGACTAGCAATAAGAAAATTGTATTTTACCATAGAACAAATGTTGGAAGTAAAGAAGATTATCAACCAATTGGTCAAATACTAAAGAGTAAACTTGGTAATATTGATGAATTTTATATTGACGATTCATGCTCAGGTATATCTGATCCTTTTAAAAGAGGTTCGTTTCAGAAAATGAAAAAAGACATTGAAGCTGGAATGATTGGAAAGATGGTAATAAAGGATTATAACCGTATTAGCAGAAATAATGAGGATTTAGCTAAAGTATTAGACTTTCTTCGTAAACGGTGTTGA